The following coding sequences lie in one Streptomyces sp. NBC_00510 genomic window:
- a CDS encoding TetR/AcrR family transcriptional regulator, with product MGRIREFDVDRAVDRAMDLFWRRGYAETSLQDLLDELSIGSGSFYAAFGSKEQLYLRALERYSALQADDLVKILEHATEIRPAVRQVLVAMIEADLTDPSRGCLVVNAATECGGRPPAAERVVAAMRQVESSLAGALARARSRGELAPDKNPVELARFLTTFVQGLRVVGRARLGRSFVEDALAVAMRALG from the coding sequence ATGGGACGGATCAGGGAGTTCGACGTCGACCGGGCGGTCGACCGCGCGATGGACCTGTTCTGGCGTCGCGGCTACGCCGAGACCTCCCTGCAGGACCTCCTCGACGAGCTGTCGATCGGAAGCGGCAGCTTCTACGCGGCTTTCGGCTCGAAGGAACAGCTCTACCTCCGCGCCCTCGAGCGTTACTCCGCCCTCCAGGCGGACGACCTCGTGAAGATCCTCGAGCACGCGACCGAGATCCGGCCGGCGGTGCGACAGGTCCTCGTCGCCATGATCGAGGCGGACCTGACCGATCCGTCGCGGGGTTGCCTCGTCGTCAACGCCGCCACCGAGTGCGGCGGCCGGCCCCCGGCGGCCGAACGCGTCGTCGCGGCGATGCGGCAGGTCGAGTCGTCCCTGGCGGGAGCCCTGGCGCGGGCCAGGTCGCGGGGTGAGCTGGCGCCGGACAAGAACCCGGTCGAGCTGGCCCGCTTCCTGACCACCTTCGTCCAGGGCCTGCGGGTCGTCGGCCGGGCGCGTCTTGGGCGGTCCTTCGTCGAGGACGCCCTCGCGGTGGCGATGCGCGCCCTGGGCTGA
- a CDS encoding acetylserotonin O-methyltransferase, translating into MHVTVDESITPEPILQLGLGFMASKTLLSAVELEIFTVLARGGRDHASLAAEVGLHPRSSADFLDALVSLGLLDRDDDGVYRNSPASEVFLDQAKPSYIGGILEMANARLFGFWNNLTDALRTGTQQNEVTHTGAPFFATLSQDPVAWRNFLNGMNGVSTPLAGALAADFDWTGRRHVVDLGGALGAVPAAVLRSRPEMTGTVFELPPVRPVFEEFAAAHGLTDRLSFHSGDFFSDPLPQADVYVMGQILHDWNLEQRQFLLRKAYDALPEGGTLIVYDAMIDDDRRHNTYGFMVSLNMLIDTEAGSEYTVADATGWLAAAGFSRTEARPLIGGYTAIYATK; encoded by the coding sequence ATGCATGTGACCGTCGACGAATCGATCACCCCCGAGCCGATCCTTCAGCTGGGTCTGGGATTCATGGCCTCGAAGACACTGCTGAGCGCGGTGGAGCTGGAGATATTCACCGTCCTGGCCCGGGGCGGTCGCGATCACGCGTCCCTCGCCGCCGAAGTGGGCCTCCACCCCAGGTCCTCCGCGGACTTCCTCGACGCCCTCGTGTCGCTGGGCCTGCTGGACCGTGACGACGACGGTGTCTACCGCAACAGCCCCGCGTCCGAGGTCTTCCTGGACCAGGCCAAGCCCTCCTACATCGGCGGCATCCTGGAGATGGCCAACGCCCGTCTCTTCGGCTTCTGGAACAACCTCACCGATGCCCTGCGAACCGGCACCCAGCAGAACGAAGTCACGCACACCGGAGCCCCCTTCTTCGCGACGCTGAGCCAAGACCCCGTCGCGTGGCGCAACTTCCTCAACGGCATGAACGGTGTCAGCACACCCCTCGCCGGGGCACTCGCCGCCGACTTCGACTGGACCGGCCGCCGGCACGTGGTCGACCTCGGCGGCGCTCTGGGAGCCGTACCCGCGGCAGTGCTGCGATCCCGCCCCGAGATGACCGGAACCGTCTTCGAACTTCCCCCGGTGCGCCCGGTCTTCGAGGAATTCGCCGCCGCGCACGGCCTGACCGACCGCCTCTCCTTCCACAGCGGCGACTTCTTCTCCGACCCCCTTCCCCAGGCCGACGTCTACGTCATGGGGCAGATCCTCCACGACTGGAACCTCGAACAGCGGCAGTTCCTGCTCCGCAAGGCCTACGACGCCCTGCCCGAAGGCGGCACGCTCATCGTCTACGACGCCATGATCGACGACGACCGACGGCACAACACCTACGGCTTCATGGTGTCGCTGAACATGCTCATCGACACGGAAGCCGGCTCCGAGTACACCGTCGCCGATGCGACCGGTTGGCTGGCGGCGGCAGGCTTCTCCAGGACGGAGGCCCGTCCCCTCATCGGCGGCTACACGGCCATCTACGCCACCAAGTGA
- a CDS encoding oxidoreductase, with the protein MELHLKNKVAVVTGASKGIGLAVVEAMAREGVRVVAGSRSSTPELDALATAYDVTIVPVDLATPEGAQTLVRRAAERHQRIDILVNNVGAAEPRAGFLEVTDAEWQRIFDLTFFSAVRASRAALPHLAEAEGAAIVNISSINARTPFPMVVDYSAAKAALTNLSKSLSEEFAPKGIRVNAISPGPVRTPFWTAPGAFADATAAAAGTTAQEALDVVVPQSMGITSGRITEPQEVADLTVFLASPVAGNINGAEVLIDGGQIKTL; encoded by the coding sequence ATGGAACTGCACCTCAAGAACAAGGTCGCCGTCGTCACCGGAGCCAGCAAGGGCATCGGCCTGGCCGTCGTCGAGGCGATGGCCCGCGAAGGTGTCCGCGTCGTCGCCGGCAGCCGCAGCTCGACGCCCGAACTCGACGCTCTGGCGACCGCCTACGACGTCACCATCGTGCCCGTCGACCTGGCGACACCGGAGGGGGCGCAGACCCTGGTCCGCCGCGCGGCGGAGCGCCACCAGCGGATCGACATCCTCGTCAACAACGTCGGCGCCGCCGAACCGCGCGCCGGGTTCCTCGAGGTCACCGACGCCGAATGGCAGCGGATCTTCGACCTGACCTTCTTCAGCGCCGTCCGCGCCAGCCGCGCCGCGCTCCCGCACCTGGCCGAGGCCGAAGGCGCGGCCATCGTCAACATCAGCTCCATCAACGCCCGCACGCCCTTCCCGATGGTCGTGGACTACTCGGCCGCCAAGGCCGCGCTGACCAACCTGAGCAAGTCGCTGTCCGAAGAGTTCGCGCCGAAGGGCATCCGCGTCAACGCGATCTCCCCCGGCCCGGTCCGCACCCCGTTCTGGACGGCCCCGGGCGCCTTCGCGGACGCCACCGCCGCGGCCGCCGGCACCACGGCGCAGGAGGCCCTGGACGTCGTGGTCCCCCAGAGCATGGGCATCACCTCGGGCCGGATCACCGAGCCGCAGGAGGTGGCCGACCTCACCGTCTTCCTGGCCTCGCCGGTGGCGGGCAACATCAACGGGGCCGAGGTGCTGATCGACGGCGGCCAGATCAAGACGCTCTGA
- a CDS encoding DUF2236 domain-containing protein — protein sequence MRDSGPHSTQAAGEAAWSEYQALTRAFPRAWKLGLNLAFYRCFAVPSIACVLMSTGRITGQPMVRAKATGAALFQLIEEGPDGEVSAQVLERLRRVHRELPVDKDAFVYVLGLFCVHPLRFMAAYGPRRPTAAEEESAHAFYTLVGHRLGIRPIPATYRELADAQDAYEQRFFRETPDGLALWAASRQIFAERLPGPFSGIGPLLAEALMGTAGPALSIPDRPRTTALAGRLLRRYLGRDGASP from the coding sequence GTGAGGGATTCCGGCCCGCACAGCACCCAGGCTGCCGGCGAGGCCGCCTGGAGTGAGTACCAGGCTCTCACCCGCGCGTTCCCGCGGGCCTGGAAGCTCGGTCTGAACCTGGCCTTCTACCGGTGCTTCGCCGTGCCGTCCATCGCGTGCGTGCTGATGTCCACGGGCAGGATCACCGGGCAGCCGATGGTGCGCGCCAAGGCCACCGGGGCCGCCCTCTTCCAGCTGATCGAGGAAGGACCCGACGGCGAGGTGTCCGCCCAGGTCCTGGAGCGCCTGCGCCGCGTCCACCGCGAACTGCCCGTCGACAAAGACGCCTTCGTTTACGTGCTCGGTCTGTTCTGCGTCCACCCGCTGCGGTTCATGGCCGCCTACGGACCGCGCCGCCCCACGGCGGCCGAGGAGGAGTCCGCCCACGCCTTCTACACGCTGGTCGGGCACCGGCTGGGCATCCGGCCGATCCCCGCGACGTACCGCGAGCTCGCCGACGCCCAGGACGCCTACGAGCAGCGCTTCTTCCGGGAGACGCCCGACGGCCTGGCGCTGTGGGCCGCCTCCCGTCAGATCTTCGCGGAGCGCCTGCCCGGACCCTTCTCCGGGATCGGACCGCTGCTCGCCGAGGCGTTGATGGGCACGGCCGGCCCCGCCCTGAGCATCCCCGACCGGCCCCGCACGACAGCGCTGGCCGGGCGCCTGCTTCGCCGGTACCTGGGCCGCGACGGCGCGTCCCCCTGA